The following proteins are co-located in the Sceloporus undulatus isolate JIND9_A2432 ecotype Alabama unplaced genomic scaffold, SceUnd_v1.1 scaffold_12230, whole genome shotgun sequence genome:
- the LOC121918450 gene encoding replication factor C subunit 1-like, with the protein QCQCSVTVLSDVLHAHSLQVERQLHEDEEFARTLAMLDEIPKKKKPRKDTEEKQTVSTTKTSPDETQKNKQVHKVKHTISTLESRPSSTMEQIHLDSTRTLTLHPESSVSKERNDLETKMLASKTSSKLSALKQKAESIKIENGTRKGESTSKESMIPKGKTISPKEEKTPRKVSPQKSK; encoded by the exons CAATGTCAATGTAGTGTAACTGTGTTAAGTGATGTGTTGCATGCACACTCTTTACAGGTGGAGAGACAGTTGCATGAAGATGAAGAATTTGCCAGAACTCTGGCTATGTTGGATGaaataccaaaaaagaaaaag CCTCGAAAAGATACAGAAGAGAAACAGACGGTATCAACAACCAAAACTAGTCCAGATGAaacacaaaaaaataaacaagttcACAAAG tgAAACATACCATTTCAACTCTTGAATCAAGACCTTCTTCTACAATGGAACAGATTCACTTGGATAGCACCAGAACATTGACTCTTCATCCAGAATCCTCTGTTAGTAAAGAGAGAAATGATTTGGAGACCAAGATGTTGGCCTCAAAGACAAGCTCAAAGTTATCAGCACTGAAGCAAAAAGCAGAGAGTATTAAAATAGAAAATGGGACTCGAAAAGGAGAAAGTACTAGTAAAGAAAGCATGATTCCAAAAGGAAAGACAATTTCACCAAAAGAAGAGAAAACACCTAGAAAGGTTTCTCCCCAGAAATCTAAG